From Tachypleus tridentatus isolate NWPU-2018 chromosome 8, ASM421037v1, whole genome shotgun sequence, a single genomic window includes:
- the LOC143258632 gene encoding popeye domain-containing 2-like isoform X3: protein MRQSWRLGFCRVRHGNDHSTSYFSWLTLVFVFLTWRPIPGEEFSLCTCCLFSVSRLLYKKLVSLEYAQVLSLHAGEAYAMQNLTRTDRLGLLIAGKVNVMTDHHFLHHIFPKQFLDSPEFESSKAGIEDKFKVSIIASTPCRYIFWQRHSLEYLLIKETHLANVLSVLIARDITSKLYAMNEKIVTEKGSHLDIRLPSITGSITSYGGTHDGQGSRSPASRSMRSKSLHCNSLTHDSLNHLPISPEKMILPHGDREASVQHEHHKVVPMFPGKQYSLQETTDTMNGNEDQLETSPFLNNNVVRSAEEET from the exons ATGAGACAGAGTTGGAGGTTGGGCTTCTGCCGTGTTCGTCATGGCAACGACCACAGCACATCCTATTTCAGTTGGCTAAcacttgtttttgtgtttcttaccTGGCGCCCAATACCAGGAGAGGAATTCTCTTTATGCACTTGCTGCTTATTTTCG GTTTCGCGTCTACTTTACAAGAAGTTGGTCAGTCTAGAATATGCTCAGGTGCTTTCCTTACACGCCGGAGAAGCTTACGCAATGCAGAATCTAACCAGAACTGATCGTCTAGGACTACTCATTGCTGGAAA agtGAACGTAATGACAGACCACCATTTTCTTCATCATATTTTTCCGAAGCAATTTTTGGACTCTCCTGAGTTTGAGTCCAGCAAAGCTGGAATTGAAGACAAGTTTAAG GTGTCTATCATAGCGTCGACCCCATGTCGGTATATTTTCTGGCAACGTCACAGTCTTGAGTATTTGTTAATCAAGGAGACACACTTAGCCAACGTCCTCTCGGTGCTGATAGCGCGTGATATCACTAGTAAACTGTATGCTATGAATGAAAAg ATTGTAACCGAAAAGGGATCTCACTTGGACATTCGTCTACCAAGCATCACGGGCTCTATAACATCGTATGGTGGAACTCATGACGGTCAAGGATCACGATCACCCGCTTCCAGAAGCATGCGCAGTAAGAGCCTTCATTGTAATAGCCTGACTCATGACAGCTTGAATCATTTACCAATATCCCCAGAGAAGATGATCCTACCCCATGGAGACCGAGAGGCGAGTGTACAGCATGAACACCACAAAGTGGTTCCGATGTTTCCTGGAAAGCAGTATTCACTCCAGGAGACCACCGACACAA tGAACGGGAACGAAGACCAGCTGGAAACATCTCCCTTTCTAAACAACAACGTGGTTCGCTCAGCGGAGGAAGAAACGTGA
- the LOC143258632 gene encoding popeye domain-containing protein 3-like isoform X2 translates to MIPSQSFLTILNESNLHEGTSLFANETELEVGLLPCSSWQRPQHILFQLANTCFCVSYLAPNTRRGILFMHLLLIFGFLMFSTWAWNIICAPDIFSWNFFFMLLNMGHMLYILYTMRQVKFPKELEEIYQSMFLPLKVSRLLYKKLVSLEYAQVLSLHAGEAYAMQNLTRTDRLGLLIAGKVNVMTDHHFLHHIFPKQFLDSPEFESSKAGIEDKFKIVTEKGSHLDIRLPSITGSITSYGGTHDGQGSRSPASRSMRSKSLHCNSLTHDSLNHLPISPEKMILPHGDREASVQHEHHKVVPMFPGKQYSLQETTDTMNGNEDQLETSPFLNNNVVRSAEEET, encoded by the exons ATGATCCCATCCCAGAGTTTCCTGACGATTTTGAATGAGAGTAACCTTCATGAGGGAACGTCGTTGTTCGCCAATGAGACAGAGTTGGAGGTTGGGCTTCTGCCGTGTTCGTCATGGCAACGACCACAGCACATCCTATTTCAGTTGGCTAAcacttgtttttgtgtttcttaccTGGCGCCCAATACCAGGAGAGGAATTCTCTTTATGCACTTGCTGCTTATTTTCG GATTTCTAATGTTTTCCACTTGGGCGTGGAACATTATCTGTGCGCCGGACATCTTTTCGTGGAATTTCTTCTTCATGTTACTGAACATGGGGCATATGCTTTACATTCTATACACCATGAGGCAAGTGAAGTTCCCTAAGGAGTTGGAAGAAATCTACCAATCTATGTTTCTTCCTCTCAAG GTTTCGCGTCTACTTTACAAGAAGTTGGTCAGTCTAGAATATGCTCAGGTGCTTTCCTTACACGCCGGAGAAGCTTACGCAATGCAGAATCTAACCAGAACTGATCGTCTAGGACTACTCATTGCTGGAAA agtGAACGTAATGACAGACCACCATTTTCTTCATCATATTTTTCCGAAGCAATTTTTGGACTCTCCTGAGTTTGAGTCCAGCAAAGCTGGAATTGAAGACAAGTTTAAG ATTGTAACCGAAAAGGGATCTCACTTGGACATTCGTCTACCAAGCATCACGGGCTCTATAACATCGTATGGTGGAACTCATGACGGTCAAGGATCACGATCACCCGCTTCCAGAAGCATGCGCAGTAAGAGCCTTCATTGTAATAGCCTGACTCATGACAGCTTGAATCATTTACCAATATCCCCAGAGAAGATGATCCTACCCCATGGAGACCGAGAGGCGAGTGTACAGCATGAACACCACAAAGTGGTTCCGATGTTTCCTGGAAAGCAGTATTCACTCCAGGAGACCACCGACACAA tGAACGGGAACGAAGACCAGCTGGAAACATCTCCCTTTCTAAACAACAACGTGGTTCGCTCAGCGGAGGAAGAAACGTGA
- the LOC143258632 gene encoding popeye domain-containing protein 3-like isoform X1 yields MIPSQSFLTILNESNLHEGTSLFANETELEVGLLPCSSWQRPQHILFQLANTCFCVSYLAPNTRRGILFMHLLLIFGFLMFSTWAWNIICAPDIFSWNFFFMLLNMGHMLYILYTMRQVKFPKELEEIYQSMFLPLKVSRLLYKKLVSLEYAQVLSLHAGEAYAMQNLTRTDRLGLLIAGKVNVMTDHHFLHHIFPKQFLDSPEFESSKAGIEDKFKVSIIASTPCRYIFWQRHSLEYLLIKETHLANVLSVLIARDITSKLYAMNEKIVTEKGSHLDIRLPSITGSITSYGGTHDGQGSRSPASRSMRSKSLHCNSLTHDSLNHLPISPEKMILPHGDREASVQHEHHKVVPMFPGKQYSLQETTDTMNGNEDQLETSPFLNNNVVRSAEEET; encoded by the exons ATGATCCCATCCCAGAGTTTCCTGACGATTTTGAATGAGAGTAACCTTCATGAGGGAACGTCGTTGTTCGCCAATGAGACAGAGTTGGAGGTTGGGCTTCTGCCGTGTTCGTCATGGCAACGACCACAGCACATCCTATTTCAGTTGGCTAAcacttgtttttgtgtttcttaccTGGCGCCCAATACCAGGAGAGGAATTCTCTTTATGCACTTGCTGCTTATTTTCG GATTTCTAATGTTTTCCACTTGGGCGTGGAACATTATCTGTGCGCCGGACATCTTTTCGTGGAATTTCTTCTTCATGTTACTGAACATGGGGCATATGCTTTACATTCTATACACCATGAGGCAAGTGAAGTTCCCTAAGGAGTTGGAAGAAATCTACCAATCTATGTTTCTTCCTCTCAAG GTTTCGCGTCTACTTTACAAGAAGTTGGTCAGTCTAGAATATGCTCAGGTGCTTTCCTTACACGCCGGAGAAGCTTACGCAATGCAGAATCTAACCAGAACTGATCGTCTAGGACTACTCATTGCTGGAAA agtGAACGTAATGACAGACCACCATTTTCTTCATCATATTTTTCCGAAGCAATTTTTGGACTCTCCTGAGTTTGAGTCCAGCAAAGCTGGAATTGAAGACAAGTTTAAG GTGTCTATCATAGCGTCGACCCCATGTCGGTATATTTTCTGGCAACGTCACAGTCTTGAGTATTTGTTAATCAAGGAGACACACTTAGCCAACGTCCTCTCGGTGCTGATAGCGCGTGATATCACTAGTAAACTGTATGCTATGAATGAAAAg ATTGTAACCGAAAAGGGATCTCACTTGGACATTCGTCTACCAAGCATCACGGGCTCTATAACATCGTATGGTGGAACTCATGACGGTCAAGGATCACGATCACCCGCTTCCAGAAGCATGCGCAGTAAGAGCCTTCATTGTAATAGCCTGACTCATGACAGCTTGAATCATTTACCAATATCCCCAGAGAAGATGATCCTACCCCATGGAGACCGAGAGGCGAGTGTACAGCATGAACACCACAAAGTGGTTCCGATGTTTCCTGGAAAGCAGTATTCACTCCAGGAGACCACCGACACAA tGAACGGGAACGAAGACCAGCTGGAAACATCTCCCTTTCTAAACAACAACGTGGTTCGCTCAGCGGAGGAAGAAACGTGA